CCTCGCGCGCGTCCAGATGCGGACCATGCTGCGGGTCACGATCGACCGGCTGCCCGGCCTGGAGCGGGCGGGTGAGGCCGTCCGGCTGGCGTCCAACTTCCAGAACGGCCTCAAGCGCCTGCCGGTCAGATGGCGAACAGATCGGTGAACGGCCCGGTCGCGTCCGCGACGCTGTGCCCGAAGGGGGAGTTGAAGTCCCAGACGAGGAAGAGGAGGAAGGAGATCAGCGCGCTGTAGAGCCCCGCCAGCAGCAGCTCGCGGGGCGACCGCCGGATCTGCAGCGTGAAGATCAGCCCCACGGCCACCAGCGCCCCCGCGATCAGGCCGAACCACACCACGCCCGGCAGCGTCGCCTCCGCGTTCTGCGCCCGCGCGCTACGCGCCGCGTCCACCGCCGAGACCTGGTCCAGCAGCGGCTGGTAGTGCTGCCCCTCCTGGTCGTTGCGCGGCACGTACGAGGTCACGTCCCGGCGCACCTTGGCCAGCAGCTCCGCGCCCCGGTCGGTGAGTTCGGCCTCGTCCAGCATGTGCTGCCACTCGGTGTGCACGACGTACGTCACATACGCCTCGACGTCCTCGCGCGTACGGTTCCGGGCGTCCGGGGCGTAGGCGATCACCCGCTCACTGACCTCGTGCAGGGCCTGCGCCTCGGCCGTGACCGCCTGCTGCGCGCTGTTGCGTGCCTCCCAGACACCGGCGATGGCGAGGCCCAGCACGATGGCGTAGACCACGCCGACCATCATCGTCATGTACTCGATGACGTCGGG
The window above is part of the Streptomyces syringium genome. Proteins encoded here:
- a CDS encoding bestrophin-like domain; the protein is MSEWLVLAIAMAAACAVVLTITVLRERRLGADDDPTETPDVIEYMTMMVGVVYAIVLGLAIAGVWEARNSAQQAVTAEAQALHEVSERVIAYAPDARNRTREDVEAYVTYVVHTEWQHMLDEAELTDRGAELLAKVRRDVTSYVPRNDQEGQHYQPLLDQVSAVDAARSARAQNAEATLPGVVWFGLIAGALVAVGLIFTLQIRRSPRELLLAGLYSALISFLLFLVWDFNSPFGHSVADATGPFTDLFAI